From Antedon mediterranea chromosome 9, ecAntMedi1.1, whole genome shotgun sequence, a single genomic window includes:
- the LOC140058461 gene encoding uncharacterized protein — MVSITDLYQVGGSDRIKNIEDELQNELTDLKNDIEENEAFGPSSRVASSVPLPQSVEHFRKQRELTIKRTMEVSEGKPLVVQASVMQNELDNCTKLEYTDESLPLILHQFYCDRIQQLVQCKHMHMLRWKRFCEHTRVLESLFPIYQKRLEHIMSEYNDAIARARRLHVAHESHLLGKGTAKNAINLEDMMIYTRWLTCHFHATKTINSYLKVLEYIPSAHKHDTIPPVPRDIEQSLEKQDKDENKISTSVLEVKSKWFDSSRRSPGLSNPASVLGRPTSGSSMTVPNSPPPASFIAGTNTVPPTAAGIATAAAAGGGPASDGTTLRLPFHECDFTAIKPMLEFLCTCYGINMDLNSINSTSDEMELITHVNRRFKTIFAKQEKQNTFPTYDKFEIGQESWGADMSSHSLKKEANWLSFVKLKPTKEPIQERNMTKLRQKNNIDELLKAQTKFLSISDSVKVQEALKSHAAVVKDTPECNPVSVTSHRTSKNTNAIWRKIYCSHKLYDGSSKEVDYTVTEFDEKETDNVNFAGRSSRSSALSSSNRRNGDDDGDFNYQSAMQMLGLDDDDSGSQNPTSLQGGYLSLLNLRHLRIRDLKRTCLSVLNYFRSVERTLTINDGGLSLEAGQQKRSSQQNHRVSTTDGGMIGGSIGIGNHGYLHYTPADFKVQESAFMEFSEIENHDDYYSIDEGRVHVQDQRGYYVIYDVAVNDLKNLEHDLLLVASHYLEKDRERRLKENGVGLPRTHRLRVKHAVLAASGGVDLPSYGHLQIDRFAVLLDLWTNEAEYLENKRQLLDCYLEAYQHVFDMHEKRALAQTITDIMYRRPRLDFSSNYFISNYRMETIVLRLNCKLIKSILDKQIQDQREYIQRVCRDGDTEFGLPHRIIPKQPVAINLSRPALSHVYLLEFHPSLALASRLPTALKYAYNELTNAHMPKTVTEQIYMEKRLLEIANKEWETLEPIGTSFTNQIQRDVFSDVFAEDPLFMCEMGQSMLNAIEATAGRRSQKEKQQDILKVWSRLLETITLRFRLMDASFETEVLSNLYRQHANELGFDDCHLFLRCVQFEFANFKDNADQPPPLFITALQEDDSNLDRYTPAKLFLAIHELDEKHVGSFSFRTREGYLKVLRGSGMESLQTVLAVQVAHKNALLCAVQQASVCSYFREAILQENPKTEREPEEKSEKISLKVPKVPNTSVMGVTQSVMYAAKLKTSIGRGRRSPEAFVSLQLEKAPSRDVMLNNYLNKKSSMGTVLKNQEEVEKLKRTLIGGFCHRFLRRISQYSMRGQIIAYLNTIEDLLDGFPSLRNSHFMVGMPGEKKTKLDDKEGLLEDPRTLKRRPRRLLSSDGTTVLNIWFLPHHSEVLLMFKNLDEVSCNNGLLLTLKIVASLHDILQYLCAHAKLGSSHARLGSQRLEFVSADWGGTEGISAELREIQKQINNLEDPKNPSMVAEFLALRKAVMFLEFETSIRHSLRDTFLSTSNMTGYKSVTDNIYSALPNLSNIQLPTVNSMYLPVPEPMEPRDVEAKVLFPWRSFLGRGGPFHLQFWQWHQIKSQMQLCLASLKDVDRHVSNGEILGVSLLMEDVLQSGHEDISMVADDSDSEDQNLAGPTKQSRSRPRSAVSSRPTSRPTSAKKDEEDEMEKEKYQNKGPLSRTIQPMEAYALLRNFLLLWKRLEVFKEEWGRRKLHVETVGSARVYRQFCKMYKTDILYPTIKSIARKYGQADNYDGLVSDNEPIVTPKGASAMEIRAKQLVKLLDNFENHMVYELRQKVAREHALVVAERGREEGNLPIDLWKKPVINQRLTISQPHIAEDFTRLLLSSGQRKGEEFVISADNLNSALSQLASMVMTRERSNYDNYSMFYENILRQQHQVIYKRQQEIKHAVESASGLSESTLVDVQCKLADKSHDLILEVTSLRAKIAEMREESSEKERELRRRIQDEYNALVHNLFTVAFGLKEKLDEFRTHLYDQVFTTVGDVRREAVMAMSKLKTIKHDNVKADDVLQHKLAKAEELRMMRHENDQLNKMLRKLRAVNGWRLTKMRSKYMKEIAGLKGEANQCKRDYLEIKLMAEEEVILLRQQLVSLKKALSTSERDRETIQKQIDRELQIKKEKKHKEEQDARNAKQLEVAKAANMSKLIYEADVKEEKLKALTDDFTRSMRLNQMYQEKSKRDVNQMRHQLEHERTLKLDAFSRVDELQTQVYDYEQDISRPYTSMSIMNSSKLPPMRSKSSDKRSRGKPSPSPHPTNNFPPNYQQRSITPDPWSSQNKDNTRATQRPQTVGSKLRNRIAEQLLTTLQPDHHQTIMQLQAWEQQYQKK; from the exons ATGGTATCTATCACTGATTTATATCAAGTCGGTGGAAGCGACAGAATTAAGAACATCGAAGATGAACTCCAAAATGAATTGACGGACTTGAAAAATGACATTGAAGAAAATGAAGCTTTTGGACCATCTTCACGAGTGGCAAG CTCGGTGCCACTGCCGCAAAGTGTTGAACACTTTCGGAAACAAAGAGAGTTGACGATCAAGAGAACAATGGAG GTGAGTGAAGGTAAACCTTTGGTAGTTCAAGCCAGTGTGATGCAAAACGAATTGGATAATTGTACCAAACTGGAATATACGGACGAAAGTCTTCCACTTATATTACACCAG TTCTACTGTGATAGAATCCAGCAGTTAGTGCAGTGTAAGCATATGCACATGCTACGATGGAAACGTTTTTGTGAGCATACTCGTGTCTTGGAGTCTTTGTTTCCAATTTACCAGAAAAGATTAGA GCACATAATGTCCGAGTACAATGACGCAATTGCTCGTGCCAGACGACTGCACGTAGCTCATGAGTCGCATTTGTTGGGTAAAGGTACAGCAAAGAATGCTATCAACTTAGAGGATATGATGATTTATACAAGATGGCTTACCTGTCATTTCCACGCTACAAAGACCATCAATTCATACTTAAAG GTACTTGAATACATCCCTTCTGCTCACAAGCACGACACTATACCACCAGTTCCACGAGACATTGAACAAAGCCTAGAGAAACAAGATaaagatgaaaacaaaatttctaCCTCAGTTTTAGAAGTTAAATCGAAGTGGTTTGATTCTTCTAGGCGGTCTCCTGGTCTATCAAACCCTGCATCTGTCTTAGGCCGGCCGACCTCTGGAAGTTCAATGACTGTACCTAACTCACCCCCACCGGCATCATTCATAGCAGGGACAAACACAGTCCCACCCACAGCAGCTGGGATTGCTACCGCTGCTGCAGCAGGGGGAGGCCCAGCATCTGACGGAACCACATTGAGGCTTCCTTTTCATGAGTGTGATTTCACAGCAATAAAACCTATGTTGGAGTTCTTGTGCACCTGCTATGGCATTAATATG GATTTGAATTCCATTAACAGCACCTCTGATGAGATGGAGTTGATTACTCACGTCAATCGCAGATTCAAGACTATCTTTGctaaacaagaaaaacaaaacacgTTCCCTACTTACGATAAATTTGAG ATCGGACAGGAATCCTGGGGTGCTGATATGTCCTCACATTCTTTGAAGAAAGAAGCAAACTGGTTGTCATTTGTTAAACTGAA GCCAACAAAGGAACCTATACAAGAAAGAAACATGACCAAACTTCGTCAGAAAAACAACATTGATGAGCTTCTGAAAGCCCAAACAAAGTTTCTTTCAATTTCTGATTCAGTG AAAGTTCAAGAAGCATTGAAAAGCCATGCAGCAGTTGTGAAAGATACCCCAGAATGCAACCCCGTGTCTGTGACATCACACCGCACTAGCAAAAACACAAATGCAATATGGAGAAAGATCTACTGCAGTCACAAACTATATGATGG TTCCAGTAAAGAAGTTGATTATACAGTAACCGAGTTTGACGAAAAAGAAACAGACAATGTCAACTTTGCTGGTCGATCTTCAAGATCCTCGGCATTATCCTCATCAAATAGACGGAATGGTGATGACGATGGTGATTTCAACTATCAGAGTGCGATGCAGATGCTAGGCCTAGACGATGATGATAGTGGAAGTCAAAATCCAACCTCTCTACAGGGTGGCTACCTGTCTCTCCTGAACCTTAGGCACCTACGGATACGGGATCTTAAAAGAACA TGTTTGAGTGTATTGAATTACTTCAGGTCTGTGGAAAGAACTTTGACCATTAATGATGGTGGACTATCACTGGAGGCTGGACAACAAAAGAGGTCCAg ccAACAGAATCACCGTGTGTCTACCACAGATGGAGGTATGATTGGAGGAAGTATTGGAATCGGTAACCATGGCTACTTACATTATACTCCAGCAGATTTTAAGGTGCAAGAAAGTGCTTTCATGGAATTTTCCGAAATCGAAAATCATGATGATTATTACAGCATTGATGAAGGCAGAGTACATGTACAGGATCAGAGAGGGTACTATGTTATATATGATGTAGCAGTCAACGATCTTAA AAATCTAGAGCATGACCTGTTATTGGTAGCTAGTCACTATTTGGAGAAAGATCGAGAACGAAGACTAAAAGAAAATGGTGTTGGGCTTCCGAGGACTCACAGGTTAAGGGTCAAACACGCGGTATTAGCAGCTTCAGGCGGAGTTGATCTACCCAGCTATGGTCATCTACAAATTGACCGGTTTGCAGTTTTACTTGACCTGTGGACGAACGAAGCCGAATATCTTGAAAACAAGAGACAG CTCCTAGACTGCTATCTAGAAGCCTACCAACATGTATTTGACATGCATGAGAAGCGAGCCTTGGCCCAAACTATCACCGACATCATGTACAGACGCCCTCGCTTGGATTTCTcatcaaattattttatcagCAATTACCGAATGGAGACAATAGTGTTGAGGCTTAACTGCAAACTTATCAAATCTATTCTGGACAAAcag ATTCAAGATCAGAGAGAGTATATTCAACGTGTGTGTAGAGATGGTGATACTGAATTTGGACTACCCCATCGTATCATACCAAAACAGCCAGTTGCTATTAATCTTAGCAG GCCAGCACTTAGTCATGTATATCTTCTGGAATTCCATCCCTCCTTGGCATTGGCAAGTAGGCTTCCAACAGCTCTCAAGTATGCATACAAT GAGCTAACAAACGCTCATATGCCAAAGACGGTCACTGAACAAATCTACATGGAGAAGAGATTGCTAGAAATTGCCAACAAAGAATGGGAAACGTTGGAACCAATTGGCACCAGCTTTACCAATCAAATACAACGAGAT GTGTTCTCAGATGTGTTTGCGGAGGATCCGTTGTTTATGTGTGAAATGGGTCAGTCGATGTTGAATGCAATAGAGGCTACAGCAGGTAGAAGAAGTCAGAAAGAAAAACAGCAGGATATTCTTAAAGTGTGGAGCCGCTTACTCGAg aCCATTACATTGCGATTTCGTTTGATGGATGCGTCATTTGAAACTGAGGTTTTATCCAAT CTTTATCGTCAACATGCAAATGAGCTTGGTTTTGACGATTGTCACTTGTTCTTGAGATGCGTCCAGTTTGAGTTTGCAAACTTCAAAGACAATGCCGACCAACCGCCACCACTGTTTATCACTGCTTTACAAGAGGATGACTCCAATCTTGACAG ATATACTCCTGCAAAACTATTTCTAGCAATTCATGAACTTGATGAAAAACATGTTGGTTCCTTCAGTTTCAGAACAAGAGAGGGCTACTTGAAG GTACTTCGAGGCAGTGGTATGGAAAGCTTACAGACTGTGTTAGCAGTTCAGGTTGCGCACAAGAACGCCCTCTTGTGTGCCGTGCAACAGGCTAGTGTTTGCTCATACTTTAGAGAAGCAATTTTGCAAGAAAACCCAAAAAC TGAAAGGGAGCCAGAAGAAAAGAGTGAGAAGATTTCCTTGAAAGTCCCTAAGGTGCCAAATACATCAGTGATGGGTGTGACACAGTCTGTCATGTATGCAGCAAAACTAAAGACAAGCATTGGAAGGGGACGGAGGTCGCCAGAGGCTTTTGTGTCATTACAACTGGAAAAG GCTCCTTCTCGCGATGTTATGTTGAACAATTATCTGAACAAGAAGTCTTCAATGggtactgtacttaaaaacCAAGAGGAAGTTGAGAAACTGAAAAG AACACTGATTGGTGGTTTTTGTCATCGATTTCTGCGGCGAATATCTCAGTATTCAATGCGGGGTCAAATCATTGCATACTTGAATACCATTGAAGATTTACTAGATGGATTTCCAAGTCTGCGGAACTCGCATTTTATGGTTGGAATGCCGGGAGAAAAGAAAACCAAACTCGATGACAAAGAAGGCTTGTTAGAAGATCCAAG GACATTGAAACGAAGACCAAGACGTCTCCTGTCATCAGATGGCACTACTGTTTTGAATATCTGGTTTCTACCACATCACTCAGAAGTTCTACTAATGTTTAAGAACCTGGATGAAGTCTCTTGCAACAACGGGTTACTGCTAACTCTCAAGATTGTGGCTTCACTTCATGATATTCTTCAATATTTGTGTGCTCATGCAAAACTTGGAAGTTCACATGCAAG ACTTGGCTCTCAAAGGCTAGAGTTTGTGTCAGCTGACTGGGGTGGCACAGAAGGTATCTCAGCTGAGCTACGGGAAATTCAGAAACAAATCAACAATTTGGAAGACCCCAAGAATCCATCCATG GTTGCAGAATTCTTGGCTTTACGAAAAGCAGTAATGTTTTTGGAGTTTGAGACAAGTATTCGGCATTCCTTACGTGACACTTTCCTTTCAACGTCTAATATGACAGGATACAAAAGTGTCACAGACAATATCTACTCAGCATTGCCTAACCTAAGCAACATACAGCTACCAACTGTGAACAGCATGTACCTTCCAGTGCCTGAACCAATGGAGCCTAGAGATGTGGAGGCTAAAGTTTTATTTCCTTGGAGGTCATTTCTCGGAAG AGGAGGTCCTTTCCATCTTCAGTTTTGGCAATGGCACCAGATCAAAAGTCAGATGCAGTTGTGTTTGGCAAGTCTCAAAGATGTAGATCGACATGTGTCTAATGGAGAGATACTGGGTGTATCTCTCCTGATGGAAGATGTATTGCAGAGTGGTCACGAAGACATCAGCATGGTGGCTGATGATAGTGATTCTGAAGACCAAAATCTTGCAGGACCAACGAAGCAATCACGCTCTCGTCCCCGGAGTGCGGTCAGCAGTAGACCGACATCCAGACCGACAAGTGCCAAGAAAGATGAAGAGGATGAAATGGAGAAAGAAAAAT ACCAAAACAAAGGGCCTCTTTCACGTACCATTCAACCAATGGAGGCTTACGCCTTGTTGAGGAACTTCCTGTTGCTTTGGAAGAGACTGGAAGTATTCAAAGAAGAATGGGGAAGAAGAAAGCTACATGTGGAGACAGTAGGATCAGCCAGGGTTTACAGACAATTTTG taaAATGTACAAGACAGATATCCTGTATCCAACTATTAAAAGCATTGCAAGAAAATATGGACAG gcAGATAATTATGATGGACTGGTGTCTGACAATGAGCCCATTGTTACACCTAAAGGCGCTTCTGCTATGGAAATTCGCGCTAAACAGCTTGTTAAGCTTCTTGACAACTTTGAGAACCACATGGTCTACGAACTAAGACAAAAAGTAGCTCGGGAACATGCGTTGGTAGTTGCTGAACGAGGGCGTGAGGAAGGGAATTTGCCTATAGACTTATGGAAAAAACCa gTAATTAATCAAAGACTAACAATTTCTCAACCGCACATTGCTGAAGACTTCACCAGACTCCTGCTTAGCAGCGGTCAGAGGAAAGGAGAAGAGTTTGTTATATCAGCCGACAACCTCAACAGCGCCCTGTCTCAACTTGCTTCCATGGTAATGACGAGAGAACGAAGTAATTACGACAACTACTCAATGTTTTACGAGAACATTCTTCGTCAGCAGCATCAGGTTATCTACAAACGGCAACAG gAAATCAAGCATGCAGTAGAATCAGCGTCTGGACTTAGTGAGTCTACTCTAGTTGACGTGCAATGCAAGTTGGCTGATAAAAGCCATGACCTAATACTTG AAGTGACTTCACTACGAGCTAAGATAGCTGAAATGCGAGAAGAGTCTTCGGAGAAGGAACGGGAGTTGCGACGACGTATTCAGGATGAATATAACGCCCTCGTTCATAACTTGTTCACTGTCGCATTTGGACTTAAGGAAAAGCTGGACGAATTCAG GACCCACCTGTATGACCAGGTGTTCACAACAGTTGGTGATGTTCGAAGAGAAGCGGTTATGGCGATGAGCAAACTGAAAACCATCAAACATGATAACGTCAAAGCAGACG ATGTGTTGCAACACAAGTTGGCGAAGGCAGAAGAGTTACGTATGATGCGTCATGAAAACGACCAGTTGAACAAAATGCTTCGTAAGCTGAGAGCCGTCAATGGCTGGAGGCTTACTAAGATGAGATCTAAATATATGAAAGAG ATTGCTGGATTGAAGGGAGAAGCAAACCAGTGCAAGAGAGACTACTTGGAGATCAAATTGATGGCAGAAGAGGAAGTGATCCTCCTAAGACAACAGCTTGTTTCTTTGAAGAAGGCTCTCAGTACATCTGAGAGAGACCGTGAAACGATTCAGAAACAAATTGATAGAGAa TTGCAGATAAAGAAAGAGAAGAAGCACAAAGAAGAGCAAGACGCCAGGAATGCAAAGCAACTGGAAGTTGCCAAAGCTGCAAACATGTCAAAATTG ATTTATGAAGCAGATGTGAAGGAAGAAAAATTGAAAGCACTGACAGACGACTTTACAAGGAGTATGAGACTGAACCAGATGTATCAGGAGAAGTCCAAGAGGGATGTCAACCAGATGCGACATCAATTGGAACATGAAAGGACATTGAAGTTGGACGCGTTCTCTAGAGTGGACGAACTTCAAACCCAAGTGTACGACTATGAACAAGACATCAGCAGACCATACACGTCCATGA GCATTATGAATTCATCAAAGTTACCTC CCATGCGATCAAAATCCTCGGACAAGCGGTCAAGAGGCAAGCCTTCACCAAGCCCACACCCAACCAACAACTTCCCACCCAACTACCAGCAAAGGTCAATAACCCCTGACCCTTGGTCATCGCAGAATAAAGACAACACTCGTGCCACACAGCGACCTCAAACT gttggCAGTAAGCTTAGGAACCGAATTGCGGAGCAGTTGTTAACCACACTACAGCCAGATCACCATCAGACCATAATGCAGCTGCAGGCCTGGGAACAACAGTACCAGAAAAAGTAG
- the LOC140058645 gene encoding uncharacterized protein, translating into MDIVCKLMLLFCLVCEAFGATHIPLTLGTTTAPQTVPCNQYTYYSIEVTDPCKDLRINLDVLEGEPNLYVSRGNTKFPDEMSLAWTSYNWGSESLTISSWDPEFSIGTFYIGTHAYCGTDVPTGFTDAKFTLLVQSVETEHPSDEIVVDGKKNANISANDYTYYRFCVPTTCQYIEVKLENCIDPEECPTSYAWPELLVSRSIVNPTIKDHAWKLASIERRSVYLHPDDKEFYAGHYFIGVYGWCTPQEHCTDNSTCGPCQYAENHPYSVSVLTTDVENTCVSKGALQLCEVKDDTGASNANEYVTWLITFALFSCVLL; encoded by the exons ATGGATATAGTCTGCAAGTTGATGCTGTTGTTCTGCCTGGTCTGTGAGGCTTTTGGAGCAACCCACATTCCTCTAACCCTGGGCACCACGACAGCTCCACAAACCGTACCATGCAATCAATATACGTACTACTCTATAGAAGTCACGGACCCTTGCAAAGATCTCAGGATAAAT cTCGATGTTCTAGAAGGAGAACCAAACTTGTATGTGTCCCGCGGCAACACAAAATTTCCTGATGAGATGAGCCTAGCATGGACATCGTATAACTGGGGGTCGGAGAGTCTGACCATTTCCAGTTGGGATCCAGAGTTTTCCATTGGTACCTTCTATATTGGTACACATGCCTACTGTGGAACAGATGTACCAACTGGATTCACAG ATGCAAAGTTCACTCTGCTGGTTCAGTCTGTTGAAACTGAACACCCAAGTGATGAAATCGTAGTAGACGGGAAAAAAAATGCTAACATTTCTGCAAACGATTATACATATTATCGATTCTGTGTTCCAACAACATGTCAATATATTGAGGTGAAATTAGAGAACTGTATTGACCCAGAAGAATGTCCTACCAGTTACGCTTGGCCGGAGTTGTTAGTCTCGCGCTCCATCGTCAACCCAACCATCAAAGACCATGCTTGGAAATTAGCCTCTATCGAAAGACGTAGCGTTTATCTTCATCCCGACGACAAGGAATTTTATGCCGGGCACTACTTTATCGGGGTGTATGGTTGGTGTACGCCACAAGAACACTGCACAGACAATAGCACGTGTGGGCCGTGCCAATACGCTGAAAATCATCCATATTCTGTGTCGGTTCTTACGACTGACGTAGAAAATACTTGTGTGTCCAAAGGAGCCTTGCAACTTTGTGAAGTTAAAGATGACACAGGTGCAAGTAATGCTAATGAGTATGTCACATGGCTCATAACATTTGCATTATTCTCATGTGTccttctgtaa
- the LOC140059446 gene encoding ADP-ribosylation factor 4, with protein sequence MGLTVSGLFNRLFGKKQMRILMVGLDAAGKTTILYKLKLGEIVTTIPTIGFNVETVEYKNISFTVWDVGGQDKIRPLWRHYFQNTQGLIFVVDSNDRERIEEANEELTRMLNEDELRDAIVLVFANKQDLPNAFSISEITERLGLTSLKGREWYVQSACATNGTGLYEGLDWLSNKMAT encoded by the exons ATGGGGTTAACCGTTTCAGGTTTATTTAATCGGCTATTTGGCAAAAAACAAATGAGGATATTGATGG ttGGACTTGATGCAGCTGGAAAAACCACAATCCTTTACAAACTGAAACTTGGAGAAATTGTCACCACCATTCCAACAATTG GATTTAATGTTGAAACCGTAGAATACAAGAATATAAGTTTCACTGTATGGGACGTCGGCGGTCAGGATAAAATTAGACCACTCTGGAGACATTACTTTCAAAATACACAA GGTCTCATTTTTGTAGTTGATAGCAACGATAGGGAAAGGATAGAGGAAGCTAACGAGGAGTTAACAAGGATGCTGAATGAGGACGAATTAAGAGACGCAATTGTTCTAGTATTTGCCAATAAGCAGGATCTACCGAACGCCTTTTCAATATCGGAAATTACAGAAAGACTTGGACTTACCAGTTTAAAAGGCAGAGAa tggtACGTCCAAAGTGCGTGTGCAACAAACGGCACCGGACTTTACGAAGGTCTTGATTGGCTGTCAAACAAAATGGCGACATAA